CGAGATCCGTGTCGATCCCGTTGTTGTCGTCGTAGTTGCCGGTATCCGTCCCGGAGTTGTCGCTGTCCTGGTTGCCCAGATCGCATCCGCCGAGGAAGAGGCTTCCGGCGGCGAGGAGGGCGGCGATGGTCTTCAGTTTCTTGTCGGCCATGGGGTTCGTCCTGGGTGATCGGTCGTCGGGCACCGGTTCCGGCACCGTGTTTCACGGTAGGCAGGGTCGCCGGGCGGGGGCAACCAGCGAGCGCGGCCCCCGCGGGACTTGCATTGCCCGCGTCCGGTGCTGCCGGATCGGGGCGCCGTGCCCTCGCGTCCTAGCCCGTCGCGGGCAGGACACCGTACCGCTGCATCAGCCAGTCCAGGTTGTTCTGCAGCCCGGCCTTCCACGCCTCCCACGTGTGACCGCCCGGTACCGTCTGCAACTGCACGTCCACGCCGGCCTTCTGCAGTGCGGCCGCCACCTCCTGGCCCTGGGGCCGGTAGAAGCTGTCGTCGGCGCCGACCGTGACGATGCCCGCCGTATCGGGGAACGTCTTCGTCCTGACCACGTCGAGGGGGTTCTGGGCGGCGAAGGCTGCCGCATCGCCGGAGAAGTACCTGCTGATCAGGGCATCCTGCCCGTCGCTGATCGTCGGCTTGTCCTCGCCCGAGATGTCGAGGAACGTCGGGTAGACGTCGGGATGCCCGAACGCGAGGGTCAGGGAGCAGGTACCGCCGTAGGAGAACCCGCCGATCGCCCAGTCCGTGTCGGCCCGGGTCCCGGCCTTCAGAGTGGACTTCACCCAGGCCGGCACGTCCTCGGACAGGTACGTCCCCGCGCGGCCGTAGTTGCTGTCGAGGCACAGGGACGGCGTGGGCCCCGTACTGGCGGACGCGTCGGGGAGGACGGCGATCGGCGCCAGTCCCTTGTGCGCGGCGGCGTACGCATCGAGCACCGCGGGCAGCTGGCCGCCCGTGATCCAGTCCTGCGGTCCGCCGGGATCCCCGTGGATCAGGACCAGCACGGGAACGTTCGCCGGCGTGGAGGCGAGATACGCCGGCGGGAGGTAGACGTACGCGGGACCGGCCTTCACCCCGGAGACCGTCCCCGGGATCGTCGTCCGGTACACCTTCCCGGCCGCGGGCATGTCCGAGGGCGGCGCCCAGGCTGCGAGGGTGGTGGTCGGTCCCGGATCCTCCGGGGCGTCGACGGCTCCGAGCTCCGGGATGTCGCTGTTCCCGGTCACCGCCCGCAGGGTGGGGAAGGAACCGTAGTAGGCGTTGATGCCTCCCGCCACGGCGACGATGATCAGGACGGGCGCGACGACGGTCAGGCACCGCTTCCACCAGCGGGGGGACACCACGAACCCGGCGGACGGCCAGCACCCCTCCGGTGATCGCGAGTCCGCCGAGGACGTAGAACCAGGAGGGCTGCGGCGCCCCCCAGAGATTCAGCACCACTTCGGTGACGAACCAGACGGCGAGACCGCCGACGGCGCCGATCAGCAGGGACGGCAGGACCGTGCGGATCAGGTGGCGCCTGCCTCCGACGACGAGCCACAGGAGCGCTGCGCCGCCGAGGACGGCGAACAGGAGGGGCGCGGGCTCGTCGACGAGATTCCAGTCGAGGGGGTTCACGGGGTCTTCCCGGCCGCGGCACGCGGGGCGGCCGACGACCGGTCCGCTCCCCGCCCGCGGTGCGGCGCGGTGGTGAGGAGCCTCCACAGATCGGCTGCCCGGACGTCCGGCGCGTAGGCCCGCGTGATCGCCTGGCCGATGGCCGGCAGGGTGGCCGGGTCCTCGTAGCACAGGTACAGCGGGACGTAGCGGGGACCGAATTTCGACTTGAAGGCGAACAGGGACCTGAAGCCGTACACGGGTTCGAGCACCCGGCCGATGAAGCCGAGGACGCGGCTGAGCGGTTCCTCGTCCGCCTCCTTGCCGCTCGCCGACGCCAGGGGAGCACCGGACAGGCTCAGTTCGGTGTACCCCTCCTTCTGCAGATCCAGTGCGGCCTGCGCGATGAGCACCTCGATGCTGTGCTTGAAGCCGGAGCCCCGGCGGCGCATGAAGTCCAGCGTCCAGCCGGTGACCTCACCGTCCTGGTGGATGGGCAGCCACGAGGCGACGGCGTGGACGGTGCGCTCGTCGTCGATGATCACCGAGCACCGGACGTCGGGATCGCGCAGCTCGTCGATGCCGCCGAGGGTGAAGCCCATCTCCGGCAGGGACTTGTCCGCCACCCACTCCTCGGAGATGCTGCGGATCTGGTCGAGGATCACGAGCGGTGTCCTCCTGGTGTCCACCCATTCGTTGTGCACGCCGTTCTTCCGTGCCTGGTTGAGCGCGGTCCGGATGT
This genomic interval from Arthrobacter agilis contains the following:
- a CDS encoding alpha/beta hydrolase; the encoded protein is MVSPRWWKRCLTVVAPVLIIVAVAGGINAYYGSFPTLRAVTGNSDIPELGAVDAPEDPGPTTTLAAWAPPSDMPAAGKVYRTTIPGTVSGVKAGPAYVYLPPAYLASTPANVPVLVLIHGDPGGPQDWITGGQLPAVLDAYAAAHKGLAPIAVLPDASASTGPTPSLCLDSNYGRAGTYLSEDVPAWVKSTLKAGTRADTDWAIGGFSYGGTCSLTLAFGHPDVYPTFLDISGEDKPTISDGQDALISRYFSGDAAAFAAQNPLDVVRTKTFPDTAGIVTVGADDSFYRPQGQEVAAALQKAGVDVQLQTVPGGHTWEAWKAGLQNNLDWLMQRYGVLPATG